Proteins encoded within one genomic window of Hemiscyllium ocellatum isolate sHemOce1 chromosome 1, sHemOce1.pat.X.cur, whole genome shotgun sequence:
- the LOC132818516 gene encoding aquaporin-3-like yields the protein MGKQKAIIRKIEDSFRIRNLLLRQCLAECLGTLILVLFGCGALAQVTLSRGTHGQFLTVNFAFGFAVMLGVLIAGQVSGAHLNPAVTFAMCLLAREPWIKFPLYSLAQILGGFLGSGIIFGLYFDAMWDFSGQNKLLVYGPNATAGIFATYPSAHLTPLNGFFDQLIGTSALIVCILAIVDKYNSPVPKGVEAFTIGFTVLVIGLSMGFNSGYAVNPARDLGPRLFTALAGWGVEVFIAGHYWFWIPIFAPLLGSLLGILIYQLMIGIHLEPVNHNSSTKEENVKLANVNLRESS from the exons ATGGGAAAACAAAAGGCAATAATCAGAAAAATTGAAGACTCATTCAGAATAAGAAATCTTTTGCTCAGACAATGTCTTGCTGAATGTTTAGGAACATTAATTCTTGTG TTGTTTGGGTGTGGAGCACTGGCACAAGTTACCCTCAGCAGGGGTACACATGGACAGTTTTTGACTGTCAATTTTGCTTTTGGATTTGCAGTAATGCTCGGTGTACTAATAGCTGGCCAAGTGTCAG GTGCTCACCTGAACCCTGCTGTGACCTTTGCTATGTGCTTACTTGCTCGTGAACCTTGGATAAAATTTCCCCTTTATTCTCTGGCACAAATACTAGGTGGCTTCCTTGGATCTGGTATCATTTTTGGTTTGTATTTTG ATGCCATGTGGGACTTCAGTGGTCAAAATAAACTGTTGGTATATGGCCCCAATGCAACTGCTGGCATATTTGCTACTTACCCATCTGCACACTTAACTCCACTCAATGGCTTTTTTGATCAG CTGATTGGAACGAGTGCTCTGATAGTTTGCATCCTTGCTATTGTGGATAAGTACAATAGCCCAGTGCCAAAGGGTGTGGAGGCATTTACCATTGGCTTTACAGTACTGGTCATTGGCTTGTCAATGGGTTTCAACTCTGGGTATGCTGTGAACCCTGCCAGAGACTTGGGACCTCGTTTGTTTACGGCATTAGCTGGCTGGGGAGTTGAAGTTTTCAT TGCCGGACACTACTGGTTTTGGATCCCAATTTTTGCCCCCCTCCTTGGTTCTTTACTGGGCATTCTGATATATCAACTAATGATTGGGATACATCTGGAGCCTGTAAACCACAATTCATCCACGAAAGAAGAAAATGTAAAACTGGCTAATGTGAACTTAAGAGAAAGTTCCTAA